The proteins below come from a single Alligator mississippiensis isolate rAllMis1 chromosome 2, rAllMis1, whole genome shotgun sequence genomic window:
- the GPR78 gene encoding G-protein coupled receptor 78, producing MDLAGVLLAFFVVLVLVVSLLSNLLVLLCFLYSSEIRKQVPGIFLVNLSFCNLLLTVLNMPVTLLGILRHQQPLGDCICRAVGFLETFLTSNTMLSMAALSIDKWIAVVFPLSYTSKMRYKDAVLLMGYSWLHSLTFPLVSLCYSWVDYSSVYASCTLHLREETERRRFTVFTIVFHATSFMLSLVILCFTYLKVLKVARFHCKRIDIITMQTLVLLVDIHPSVKQRCLNEQKRRRQRATKKISIFIGSFLICFGPYIITRLIELLPFVTINYYWGIISKCLTYSKAASDPFVYSLLRQQYKKVLINIVNRILKRDLYPSSGYNSSLDTENDYCLHRTN from the exons ATGGACTTGGCCGGAGTTCTCCTGGCGTTTTTCGTCGTGCTGGTGCTCGTGGTGTCTCTGCTGTCCAACCTCCTGGTGCTGCTATGCTTCCTCTACAGCTCCGAGATCCGCAAGCAAGTGCCCGGGATCTTCCTGGTGAACCTGTCCTTCTGCAACCTGCTCCTGACCGTGCTCAACATGCCCGTCACTTTGCTGGGGATCCTGAGGCACCAGCAGCCCCTCGGTGACTGCATCTGCAGGGCGGTGGGCTTTCTGGAAACTTTCCTCACCTCCAACACCATGCTGAGCATGGCCGCGCTCAGCATAGACAAGTGGATTGCCGTGGTGTTCCCCTTGAGTTACACCAGCAAGATGCGCTACAAGGACGCCGTGCTCCTGATGGGCTACTCCTGGCTCCACTCCCTCACCTTCCCCTTGGTCTCCTTGTGTTACTCGTGGGTAGACTACAGCAGCGTCTACGCCTCCTGCACCTTGCACCTGAGAGAGGAGACGGAGAGGAGGAGGTTCACCGTCTTCACCATCGTCTTTCACGCCACCAGTTTCATGCTGTCGCTGGTGATACTGTGCTTCACCTATTTGAAGGTGTTGAAAGTAGCCCGGTTCCACTGCAAAAGGATAGACATTATTACAATGCAGACGCTGGTGTTGCTGGTCGATATCCATCCCAG TGTGAAGCAGCGGTGTCTGAACGAGCAGAAAAGGAGACGGCAGCGAGCTACTAAGAAAATCAGTATTTTTATAGGCTCCTTCCTGATCTGTTTTGGCCCCTACATTATCACCAG ATTGATAGAGCTCCTTCCCTTTGTTACCATCAACTATTACTGGGGAATTATAAGCAAGTGCCTCACCTACAGTAAGGCTGCATCAGATCCATTTGTTTACTCACTTTTACGTCAACAGTACAAGAAAGTCCTGATCAACATAGTCAACAGGATACTTAAAAGGGATCTATATCCTTCATCGGGCTACAACAGCTCTCTTGACACCGAAAATGATTACTGCCTACACAGAACAAACTAA